In Vanacampus margaritifer isolate UIUO_Vmar chromosome 9, RoL_Vmar_1.0, whole genome shotgun sequence, the following proteins share a genomic window:
- the snx10b gene encoding sorting nexin-10B: MKSVFLHQSSMQQVISVWVRDPRIQKNDFWHAYMDYEICLHTDSVFFTKKMSRVRRRFSEFVWLRQRLQANSMLMAQLPQLPPKNPFFSLNNAQQISERMAGLQRFLEQILQSPLLLSDSCLHLFLQSQLSVAKMEACAEGRTRYSVAEAVQCCGIRRFLSQESLQKDSSMSGDSDSDSSECRDSECQFTEDLALKRTTSDQVGTEQAQGSSSDSP; the protein is encoded by the exons ATGAAATCAG TATTCCTGCATCAGTCCTCCATGCAGCAGGTCATCAGCGTGTGGGTTCGAGACCCACGCATCCAAAAGAATGATTTTTGGCATGCCTACATGGACTATGAAATTTGCTTACAT ACAGACAGCGTGTTCTTCACCAAGAAGATGTCACGCGTGCGAAGGAGGTTCAGTGAGTTCGTTTGGCTCCGACAAAGACTGCAAGCAAACTCCATGCTGAT GGCGCAACTGCCGCAGCTGCCCCCCAAGAACCCTTTCTTCAGCCTGAACAACGCACAGCAGATCTCGGAGCGCATGGCGGGCCTCCAGAGGTTCTTGGAACA GATCCTCCAGAGTCCCCTGCTGCTGTCCGACAGCTGCCTGCACCTTTTCCTGCAGTCGCAGCTCAGCGTGGCCAAGATGGAGGCCTGCGCCGAAGGAAGGACTCGCTACTCGGTGGCCGAGGCGGTACAATGCTGCGGCATCAGGAGGTTTCTGTCCCAAGAGTCCTTGCAGAAGGACTCCAGCATGTCCGGGGACTCTGATTCTGACAG CTCCGAGTGCAGAGACTCAGAATGCCAATTTACAGAAGATTTGGCGTTAAAGCGAACCACATCCGATCAGGTGGGAACCGAGCAGGCGCAAGGCTCTTCCTCAGATTCTCCATGA
- the cbx3b gene encoding chromobox protein homolog 3b isoform X1, protein MTFSLGNHFLPPGIQRPSLIATRPPKSSFLACKHGGKARLAAPRTRSAGYYSLQTRPPSPTSPEPNRRTEAGLSRRMRKKQTAKQRKTEDSSDVQEFVVEKITRRRIFNGRVEYFLKWKGFTDADNTWEPEDNLDCPELIEAYLRNSHLHQNEEKEQEFVPKEEMTEETEISPPQMHTQPCGDDPDSPVDLIAYPELECIIGSADRRGELMFLVKWKNSGDVALLPADEASARCPQAVIDFYEQKLTWHCGDDEQ, encoded by the exons ATGACCTTTTCCCTTGGCAACCACTTCCTTCCACCAGGCATCCAACGGCCATCTTTAATCGCAACTCGGCCACCGAAAAGTTCTTTTCTCGCATGTAAACACGGCGGAAAGGCTCGTTTGGCGGCACCGAGGACGAGGAGTGCGGGTTACTACTCTCTCCAGACACGACCCCCAAGCCCCACCTCCCCCGAACCGAACCGAAGGACCGAAGCGGGGCTGTCAC GAAggatgaggaagaagcagaCGGCCAAGCAGAGGAAGACGGAGGATTCCTCAGACGTGCAGGAGTTTGTGGTTGAGAAGATAACTCGTCGTAGGATCTTCAATGGAAGAGTGGAGTACTTCCTAAAGTGGAAAGGCTTCACGGA TGCAGATAACACGTGGGAGCCCGAGGACAACCTGGACTGTCCTGAACTGATTGAGGCGTATCTGAGAAATAGCCACTTGCACCAGAATGAGGAAAAAGAGCAGGAGTTTGTTCCCAAGGAAGAAATGACGGAGGAGACAGAAATA TCCCCACCACAGATGCACACTCAGCCCTGCGGTGATGATCCAGACTCGCCCGTGGACTTGATCGCTTACCCTGAGCTCGAGTGCATCATCGGCTCCGCGGACAGACGGGGAGAGCTCATGTTTTTAGTCAAATG GAAGAACTCCGGCGACGTGGCCCTGTTGCCGGCCGACGAGGCGAGCGCTAGGTGCCCTCAGGCGGTCATCGACTTCTACGAGCAGAAGCTGACGTGGCACTGCGGAGACGACGAGCAGTGA
- the cbx3b gene encoding chromobox protein homolog 3b isoform X2, with the protein MRKKQTAKQRKTEDSSDVQEFVVEKITRRRIFNGRVEYFLKWKGFTDADNTWEPEDNLDCPELIEAYLRNSHLHQNEEKEQEFVPKEEMTEETEISPPQMHTQPCGDDPDSPVDLIAYPELECIIGSADRRGELMFLVKWKNSGDVALLPADEASARCPQAVIDFYEQKLTWHCGDDEQ; encoded by the exons atgaggaagaagcagaCGGCCAAGCAGAGGAAGACGGAGGATTCCTCAGACGTGCAGGAGTTTGTGGTTGAGAAGATAACTCGTCGTAGGATCTTCAATGGAAGAGTGGAGTACTTCCTAAAGTGGAAAGGCTTCACGGA TGCAGATAACACGTGGGAGCCCGAGGACAACCTGGACTGTCCTGAACTGATTGAGGCGTATCTGAGAAATAGCCACTTGCACCAGAATGAGGAAAAAGAGCAGGAGTTTGTTCCCAAGGAAGAAATGACGGAGGAGACAGAAATA TCCCCACCACAGATGCACACTCAGCCCTGCGGTGATGATCCAGACTCGCCCGTGGACTTGATCGCTTACCCTGAGCTCGAGTGCATCATCGGCTCCGCGGACAGACGGGGAGAGCTCATGTTTTTAGTCAAATG GAAGAACTCCGGCGACGTGGCCCTGTTGCCGGCCGACGAGGCGAGCGCTAGGTGCCCTCAGGCGGTCATCGACTTCTACGAGCAGAAGCTGACGTGGCACTGCGGAGACGACGAGCAGTGA
- the pde11al gene encoding LOW QUALITY PROTEIN: dual 3',5'-cyclic-AMP and -GMP phosphodiesterase 11A (The sequence of the model RefSeq protein was modified relative to this genomic sequence to represent the inferred CDS: inserted 3 bases in 2 codons) produces the protein MGNEWIHVRRTAKPXPTVQLHSCSSXSPSSFAPHNVYPTMTTSDYSDVEAFLDGHPELFEEYLVRKAKCEHISRWLREHQAPKVPTADERRAGASTREPSLCPANPETLRRRSSHMELRRNFARSKATTAHRTYDEHASFSQQDPQSSMRRRALLRKASSLPPTTAHILSALLESRVSVPQYASTATDHKYRLRETNEREFFLELVKDISNDLDLTNLSYKILINACILVDADRCSLFLVEGPPHKRTLVSKVFDVHSGTTVRPFSSTLNSSEVQVPWGKGIIGYVAEHGETVNIPNAYEDHRFSDEIDKLTGYKTQSILCMAICNSDGEVIGVVQAINKNPTGTPFTEDDEKVLQMYLPFCGISISNAKLFSESRKEYERSRALLEVVNDLFEEQTDLEKIVRKIMQRALTLLQCERCSVLLLEDIESPVVKFSKTFELMSPLSNMYHDISISVEKLSCSDWLINNSIAELVASTGLPVNISDVCQDPRFDAEADQASGFHIRSVLCVPIWNRTHQIIGVAQILNRLDRKTFNDADQRLFEAFVIFCGLGINNTMMYNQVKKTWAKQSVALDMLSYHATCSKVEVDRLKAAKIPLSCELGIDEFHFNDFSLDNDAMITASLRMFLELGVVQTFKIDYEVLCRWLLTVRKNYRTVAYHNWRHAFNVSQCMFVMITSANFQDVLSEAEILALMVGCLCHDLDHRGTNNAFQAKTGSALALLYGTSATLEHHHFNHAVMILQSEGHNIFANLCSKEYSNMMQLLKQAILSTDLTLHFERRSKFFDNVLAEEFSWTEEKHREVLRSMLMTACDLGAVTRPWEISKQVAELVTSEFFEQGDRERSELKLTPAAIFDRNRKDELPALQLDWIDGICTPLYQSLLKLNRKLQPMVEGIDANRKKWQELSAFNEHACDASVTSQSPEAVEASGESSTKPAENTNLGSNGQV, from the exons ATGGGTAATGAATGGATTCATGTTAGGAGGACTGCAAAGCC GCCCACCGTGCAGCTTCACTCATGTTCCA ATTCGCCCTCTTCGTTTGCTCCTCACAACGTCTATCCCACCATGACGACTTCGGACTACTCTGACGTCGAGGCGTTTTTAGACGGCCACCCGGAACTCTTCGAGGAGTACCTGGTCCGAAAAGCCAAGTGTGAGCACATTAGCAGGTGGCTGAGGGAGCACCAGGCTCCTAAAGTTCCCACGGCCGATGAGAGACGCGCAGGCGCCTCGACCAGGGAGCCTTCGCTGTGTCCGGCCAATCCGGAAACTCTCCGACGCAGGTCGTCTCACATGGAGCTTCGGCGCAACTTCGCCCGGTCCAAAGCCACCACGGCGCACCGGACCTACGACGAGCACGCCAGCTTCAGCCAGCAGGACCCTCAGTCCAGCATGAGGCGGCGCGCGCTCCTGCGTAAAGCCAGCTCGCTGCCTCCCACCACGGCGCACATCCTCAGCGCTCTGCTGGAATCCAGAGTCAGCGTGCCACAGTACGCGTCCACCGCCACCGACCACAAGTATCGCCTCCGGGAGACCAACGAGAGGGAGTTCTTCTTGGAACTGGTCAAGGACATCTCTAACGACCTGGACCTGACCAACCTGAGCTATAAGATCCTGATCAACGCGTGCATCCTGGTGGACGCCGACAGGTGCTCCCTCTTCCTGGTGGAGGGACCCCCGCACAAGAGGACGCTGGTGTCCAAAGTGTTTGATGTGCACTCGGGCACCACGGTCAGACCCTTCTCCAGCACCCTCAACTCCAGCGAGGTGCAGGTGCCTTGGGGAAAGGGCATCATTGGATACGTGGCGGAGCATGGAGAGACCGTCAACATCCCCAATGCGTACGAG GACCACCGCTTCAGTGATGAGATTGACAAGTTAACAGGCTACAAGACTCAGTCCATTCTCTGCATGGCGATCTGCAACAGCGATGGCGAGGTCATTGGCGTGGTGCAAGCAATCAACAAGAATCCCACGGGAACGCCTTTCACCGAGGATGATGAGAAG GTACTGCAGATGTATCTACCCTTCTGTGGAATATCTATTTCAAATGCCAAGTTGTTTTCTGAGTCTCGCAAGGAGTATGAAAGGAGCAGG GCTTTACTGGAGGTGGTCAACGATCTGTTTGAGGAGCAGACCGATTTGGAGAAGATTGTGCGGAAGATCATGCAGCGAGCGCTGACCCTCCTGCAGTGCGAACGCTGCTCTGTACTGCTTCTTGAGGACATCGAGTCGCCG GTTGTGAAGTTCTCCAAGACGTTTGAGCTGATGTCCCCCTTGAGCAACATGTATCATGACATCAG CATCAGCGTAGAGAAACTGTCgtgctctgattggctgatcaATAATAGCATCGCAGAGCTGGTGGCCTCCACGGGACTCCCTGTTAACATCAGCGACGTGTGCCAGGACCCGCGCTTTGATGCCGAG GCAGACCAAGCCTCGGGATTTCATATCCGATCAGTGCTGTGTGTGCCCATCTGGAATCGAACACATCAGATTATTG GGGTCGCACAAATTTTGAATCGTCTCGACAGGAAGACCTTCAACGATGCGGATCAGAGACTGTTTGAG gcATTTGTGATTTTCTGTGGACTCGGCATCAACAACACGATGATGTACAATCAAGTGAAGAAGACGTGGGCCAAGCAGTCAGTGGCATTGGAT ATGTTATCCTATCATGCTACGTGCTCAAAGGTAGAAGTTGACAGACTGAAG GCTGCAAAAATCCCCCTGAGCTGCGAGCTCGGCATTGACGAGTTCCATTTCAATGACTTCTCTTTGGACAATGATGCAATGATCACCGCTTCTCTCAGGATGTTCCTGGAACTTGGTGTGGTCCAAACTTTTAAAATAGACTATGAG GTTTTGTGTCGCTGGCTTCTCACCGTGAGGAAGAACTACCGAACTGTGGCCTACCATAACTGGAGGCACGCCTTCAATGTGTCCCAGTGCATGTTTGTTATGATCACA TCAGCCAACTTTCAGGACGTTTTATCCGAGGCAGAGATTTTGGCGCTGATGGTTGGCTGTCTGTGCCACGATCTGGACCATCGAGGAACCAACAATGCCTTTCAAGCCAA GACAGGTTCTGCTTTGGCATTGCTCTACGGGACGTCAGCGACCCTGGAACATCATCATTTCAATCATGCAGTCATGATCCTGCAAAGTGAG GGTCACAATATTTTTGCGAACCTCTGCTCTAAGGAATATAGCAACATGATGCAACTATTGAAGCAGGCCATTCTTTCCACAGACCTCACTTTGCACTTTGA GCGCAGGAGCAAGTTCTTTGACAACGTGCTTGCTGAAGAATTCAGTTGGACGGAAGAAAAACACAGAGAAGTCCTCAG ATCTATGCTGATGACAGCCTGTGATTTGGGAGCAGTCACTCGGCCGTGGGAGATATCGAAACAG GTTGCCGAGCTGGTGACGAGCGAATTCTTTGAGCAAGGAGACAGAGAGAGGTCGGAGTTGAAGCTCACCCCAGCG GCCATATTTGATCGAAATCGCAAAGATGAGTTACCTGCCTTACAGCTGGACTGGATAGACGGCATCTGTACACCTCTTTATCAG TCCCTGCTGAAGCTAAACAGGAAATTGCAGCCAATGGTGGAAGGGATCGACGCCAACCGAAAGAAATGGCAGGAGCTGAGTGCATTTAATGAGCACGCATGCGACGCCTCAGTAACCAGTCAGAGTCCCGAGGCTGTAGAAGCCAGTGGGGAGTCCAGCACAAAGCCGGCGGAAAACACCAACTTGGGGTCAAACGGTCAAGTGTAA